One Arachis hypogaea cultivar Tifrunner chromosome 18, arahy.Tifrunner.gnm2.J5K5, whole genome shotgun sequence genomic window, AGCGGCTCCCTTGCTCtgatttttcaatgatttaggaTTGTTTTCCCCACCAATCTGATAACCCACAATCCTAAAGCAGTTTTCTTTGGTGTGTTTCTTCATTCTACAGTGTGTGCGGGAGAGATGACTTTTATCCTCCTTGTCCCGTGGTGACGAACGTTTGAAAGCAGTTTCTGAGCGGCTATGTCCCTGTATGTCTCGGTTTGCTCTATTTTTTGTAGCTAGTCCGATCCCAATTTCTCCTTGTGATGTATTGCCTACGCCGTCGATGGTAGGCTTCAAGATCTGAAGTCAAGCCGCCTCCCTACGGATAGCGGCGTAGGTGGAATCGACTGAAGGAGATGTCTCTTGCTTCAATAAATCCGTTCTGATTGTTTCAAATTTTTCATCAATTCCAGTAAGGAACTGATACAACCTCTGTTCTTGTTTTAATTGGTTGAAAATCAGAATATCTTCAGGACATTTCATGGGATTTGGTTGTTTTCTGTCGATGGCCATCCATATGGCTTGCAATTTGTTCCAAAATTCCTCTAGGGTATCATGTCCTTGTTCCTGAGTGTTGGCTCGTCGATGTAGGTTGTAGATCTGCATTGGATCGGTACCGCTTCCATAAGTAGTTGTCAGACCATCCCATAGTGCCTTTGCAGTTGGAAATTGAGACACGTTGTTCATCAGGTTTGCTCCGATGTTCTAGATAATCCAGGTAAAAACTATTTGATCTACTTGTTCCCATTGATCATATGCTGGTTCTGTCTCTGCCGGTGCCGGAGGTACCCCTGTTAGGTGAGCCTTCTTTCCTCTTCCACTAATTGCTTTTTTCATCAGAGTTTTCCATAATGGATAATTATCTCCATTTAATTTGAAACCAATTGACAAATTATCAGAATTGGTATGTGATGATTGTATTCTAAGACTATTGCGTAGCATATTTGTAATTTGTAATATCAATTCGTCAGAAATGGTTGATTTTGGGTTGGTAGTGCTGTTGGTTTCTTCAGATACGGACATGTTGGGTTTTGTGTGTTATTTTCAAACTGAGTTTGTCTTTcgcaatcattaagtaattttagttcattttttagttaattgaagtttgtagcaaaatttcggtataaaaactaagaaatttatgtattattgttaagaaattttggtttatttttattctgataagttctgcataatttgaaactcttcttcttcctcttcctcatcttttgctgcttcttcttcttttttatcatcatcatcttcttcttttttttccttattaatcttttccttcttattttactttctcatatttcttcttgttttactctcttaataataataaaacaaacaaacaaagaaaaaagaaaaagcacataatgctgtaaaattatttggaagaagatgaacctacattcattcaactaaaagaaagaaataaataaataaaaaatacattaaaaaacatttttatgcatttgtagcaaaattttggtgaaaaaactaaaaaatttgtgttattgttaagaaattttggtgtagttttattctgataagttctgcataattcaaaatctt contains:
- the LOC140181337 gene encoding uncharacterized protein; amino-acid sequence: MSVSEETNSTTNPKSTISDELILQITNMLRNSLRIQSSHTNSDNLSIGFKLNGDNYPLWKTLMKKAISGRGKKAHLTGVPPAPAETEPAYDQWEQALWDGLTTTYGSGTDPMQIYNLHRRANTQEQGHDTLEEFWNKLQAIWMAIDRKQPNPMKCPEDILIFNQLKQEQRLYQFLTGIDEKFETIRTDLLKQETSPSVDSTYAAIRREAA